From Zea mays cultivar B73 chromosome 3, Zm-B73-REFERENCE-NAM-5.0, whole genome shotgun sequence:
AACTACGATGACGCATAACTGAGTAAAACGACTACTATTCCCCCACGCCGCCTACCAACTCCTGATGAAACACGCATACGACAAAGCGCGGGCTTGACCTCAGGAGGAAACTACGCCTCGCCCGAAGCCAGCCTCAACCTCGGAACAAACTCCGCCTCACCCAAGCCTGACCTTGGCTACCTGCTCCCCGTGAATCCCGCAGGAGGCCACTCCTTCAATTGTGTCATGCATGTCTAAGAATCCTAGAGCGGGCTCGGTCACGGCCTCGAGCAGACTTCTACCTCGCCCGAGCACAACTTCGGCCTCGATAATATCAACGAAGGGCGCCCGATATCACCGGAAACAGCGAAGCTGACGTATTACCCAGGGGCTTTTTGCCATATTCAGCACTGCACCAACCACTATGGCATGGGCAACTTCCTCATCAGGTAGCTCAGGTACGTAACCGATCCCTTAGTCCTGGTCTCGGCTCTCTACGTAGTTAAAGATGCAAATACACGAACTAGACGTCTCCACCGGGCACAAATCAATAACGGGTACAAAGGCCATACCGGCTACAGGGCTCGGCTATGCCTCAACACCATACGCGGCCAACCCCGTCACTCTTAGCAAccctccttgaggctataaataggGGAGTCCACGGCTTTAGGGAGGCGGGCGAACACTTCACGGTTTTCACCTCGACTgtgatattggcacttgcctcaatcaaacCCTGGGACATGGGATCCTCCCCTCTCCCGACCTGCTTGTACTTCCTACTGCAAGTACTTAGATGCAAGTAATATAAGTCTCACCCTCCCACTGCTAAAAGTAGGGCTTTCTCTCGCTCGAACTAGGATAAACGACTTGTATCAGCTTGCATCACCCATCTGGGCCATGGCACGCAGCATCATTTCACTGGTGTGAAATCCTTGGATCAAGACACTAATAGATAAAAGCTAAATCATTTCAAGTTGGACATCTAGTTGGAAGACAGTCTTGCCATTAAGAAGTATGGACTAGAAGTTTAGCAAATGATCACCAAACTGGGAAGGGCCTTATAGAGTGACACATTTAATCTTTGGTATTGCATACGTGTTGTAGACTTTGCAGGGTGATGAGTTACCTAAGGCATTGAATTCGTTTTCTAAAGCAATATCATCCCAGTGTTTGGCAAGATGCTTAGAAAACCAATGTTTTCACATCGAGTTGATAACAACGTGTACGAGGTTTTTTTGTTTCGCTTAGCTTCCCCGAAAGGCAGAGTCATGTGTTGAGCATCATATGTGGCACCTAGTGGAACCTAGGAAGGTCAGACGGTCTGACCATGTGCCCTGGATGGTCCATACCCCGGATAGTCCACGAGATAGCCCGAGTGGCCCATGATTAGATCAAATCAGACGAGACATCTCCCTTTTCCGTGCGTGTTTATCTAACTAAATACACGGAGTTTGTTGGAAACGCCTAGGAACATGTTCAGACCTCCCCTATACATATAAAGGGGTACAATCAATTGTGTGCATCACTAATCGAACCAATCAAACAAATCTACTCTATTTACTTCGTTCTTCATCACATTAGGAGTAGGCTTAATTTAGACCTAGTTTAGCTTTCCCCAGCCCCCAATCTTTATCcctctcgactctacgtcgtctccaACCCCCAATCTTCATCCCTCTTGACTCTATGTCGTCTAGGGATGTCCAGAGGCACATATAGAACTCTTCTCTCTAATAGGTCCCTCCTGGGAGGTAAGATTTAGGGTTCTTAGACCCTTTGCACGCACAAACAGTCCAGCCCCGAAGCTCGGACCCAACCAGAGGAGACCGACTCCTGCAGCAGGGTCACGGACCATCGGCACCACCGCATAGAGCACCACCAGAAGATACAATCCCTAGTGTTTGGCCCGAATCGAAACCAACAGTGCTCTTTTGGTTATTCTGTTTTTCAGGTTCTAGAAGTCCCTTGGTTCATCAAATCATCAGATGGCTCTTGGCAGTCTTATAAATCAGGTCATAAACTGGCTCTCGTAATACAAATCAAATTGGCTCTTGGCCTGTTGCCATTGTCAGCACAATCAGGCAGTAAACGCTCTACATTAATCAGCAAATAATAGCTCCTGGTACATTATTCTCATAATGCATAAGTTTGGCCTCTGGATACCATTTTTCCATGACGAGGTGTAACACACAAACTTGCGGACAGAGATTTTATGCTTCAACAAATAGAATATCAGAATCTGAAATACTAATGGGGTGTTAGGTTTAAAGAATGAGTTAGCCCAACATGTTTTCACTTTTTTGTTTGATTCGTGGAAtgaaatgagttgatccatcactacttaatttttcatagttagttagtactaatataagAAATATGGTCATCTCACCAAATTTGAGGATTTGACTCATGATGCACCACTTTATTTTGAATAAAGTGATTACTTAAACCAAACACCTTTTTAAGGAGATGTTTGGTTTGAAGAATCAAATCATCCAAAATGAGGTGATACATCATAGATCCATTCCTCCAATTTGGTAGGATGAACTCATTACTCATATcagtactaactaactatgagaaatgaagtgatgatggatcaactcattccattacacaaaccaaataaaaaaaatGAGTGGAAAAATGATAGACTAGCTCATtcgtcaaaccaaacaccctataaatagataaaaaTATAACCTCAGGAATTGCCAATTTGCCAATGATGAAAACATAACCATTTCGTTGTATGCACGTGAAACGAATTTTGAAATAGATGAAAATATAACCTCAGAAATAGCCAATGATGAAAACTCAATACTGACTGATTTCCTTATAGACGACCTCTTGCACGATGGTGTTCTAAATGGCACTACCACCGATTACAAAAGGAAGGATTATGCCTTGACTACAAGTAATCCCTAGAGATCCATGAAAGATACAACCTTCAAAATTGAACCATAACGGCTTCATCTTCTTTGTCCATAACTATTTTCCAGCACTGGAACAGCAGGGCCATATATTCTAAAACAACGGTCACTAAATGAGCTCACTAGTCGAGAAACAACTTCCTTGAAGAACATTGATGCAACCTGAGATGAGAAAGATCCGTACTCTAAGAGACATAACGGGCATATGACAAGTTAATATATGTGCAGTATCATTAAAAGCATGATTTACCTGACGATACAGTGGTGATTGAAACTTAAAATTGACTAAGAAATAGATGTCACATGTCCCTGGAACAGGACCAGGCTTAAACTCCCAAACGTTTACCAAATGATCAAAAAGTCCACTTTCAGATGCTGTAGTCTGCATGTAGTCATTGCTAGTAAGAAACATAAAACAACATAATGCAATTTTCTCAAGCATAAACAAAATGGTAAATGCAgaatagagagagagaaaaaactaCAACATCAGCTTCTTTCAAGAAAAAGTGCCACTCTGATATTACCACAGACCATAATTTGCAAAATAGTTGTACTAAAGAACACTACAAGTACAACAAATTCATATTCCTAGCGGCCTAGAACAGCATTTTCTGTGGTACAATCAGCACACACATCAAAATATCATGCAGTAACTGATACTATAGAACATCTTGGTTAAAAAAGTTTCAACCTAAATTGCAGTTTATTATCAAATACCACAGCTCATCCAAGCTATTCAAAAGAAAGCACCACTCTAGGAAGATGATTAGTTGTATgatatacatacacatatatgAAGATACTTTCTGTTCAAATAGTATGGCACATGCAGGCATGCAGCCTGTAAGTAAGGCAAAAAAAATCTGATGTCTCCATTATTGTGGTAACATGAATACTAAATCTAGAGGATGAGCTCATATTAGTCTATGCAAATTTTTAATCCAGTGAACCTAACAAATGACTAACTTGAGATTCCCATCCCAACAATTAACAGCTATCGCAAAAATCAAACTGGTGCTTATTGCTAGTTCAGGTAAGGTAATATTTTTCTAGATTTCACCATCACTTGGCTAAACAAGAGCACAGATCTTTTTCAGTGCCAATAAATAGTGAATTATGAATTAACAATATCACCAAAAGCATAACTATTAACATTTTTAGCATGAAACTTTAACTTCCACAAAGGACAGTATTCGGAAGCACAAATGTATCGTAGTTCCTAGAGTTAATTGAATTTAAGAACCTTGTCAATACAAAAAGTATTTATAACTTGCACGTATTCTGCAGAAACATACAAGATTCCATAAGAAACTATGACAAACAAACAAGAAACCAGTCTAGAAGTACACCGATCAGTTCGCAAGTAGTCAAATTATAGAAAGGTGAGAGCGCATGATAATAACTTTTTCGAGTATATCCATTTGACACTCAACATTAGAAACACACAATTAAATCATACTAGAGGTTTTGCAGATAGATAAATTATGCTAGTGGCTTCCTACAAGCATGCTAAGAAATATAAAGGCGCAAATAGGTAACATATCAAAAGTCCTGTGTGATTTGTTAAAAAAAGGGTCGAATGTGTGATGAGCCTTGAAAGTAGGCCATTTCCTTATACCAGATGTTATTGTCTTCATTCATAAGGTATGCCATAACCTACATGTTCATTTCACAATTCTCACCTTGATATACCTGGGCTTCTCCATCTCCACACGGGAGACATAACTTTCAACAAGGAACTTGAATCCAATCTCGAgctctgcatcaaatgagccatcTTCATGGCACCTAATAATCCTGGACCGCTGGCACCATGGCACAAAGTCCTCGTAGAGGTCCACTGACGCGACAACAGCAAACATCTGGTCTGGTGAGTACCTGATTTCACCAAAGCAGTCACAATAACGCCACAATCCCCAACGATTTCCACGTTATTATAAATCAATCTCCAGAACTACCATAAGGCAACTCTCGATTGACCGCATACCCAATCACGCGCCTCTCCTCATAGACCTTGGAGAGCACGCCCCCCTCCTCCCCGTCGCCGCACCCGAAGAAACACCTCGTCTGCGTGCGCGTCATCCGCCCCGCGCCAATCACGCCGGTCTGCGGATATGCCCACCGGCCGCCATGCTCGAGcacgcgcccgccgccgccgagcgcAGCCAGCGTGCTCGAACACCTGGCATTGGCGACCAGCTCCCCCGCGCAAGTGGAGCACTCGCCCTCCCCGCCGCACCTCCGCGGGACGGAAGATGCCAGCCCCCTCCTTCGAAGCACCGACCTCGCGCACGGCAGCATCGTGGAGGTGCACTATGTGCGATCCGGCTGTCGACGGCGGGAGAGGGGAACCCTAGATTCGGGCCGCGGCTCGGGGCGGTGCTGGCGTCGCAGGAGAAGGTCCTGAAGCCTGGAAGGAGGGCCGGAGGGATTGGCAGAGGCACGAGGAATTGGAGCTCTTGGTTTGCGGTGGGGGAAGCCGAGTTTGGAAGAAAAAAAATCTGCACGGCAGTGCCGGCGTGCCGCACAGGGGCTGCGCATGCGCTGCGGCACCTGTCCCGAATCCTGATTGAGGACGCGTGGCGTGGAAGCGCATCCACGGCGAAGGACGACATCGCTTCTGGACAGGCTCCGTTGCGCGAGTTATTTGACTTCGTAACATTCTGGTCGCGCGACTTCGCCACTTTATTACTTAGCTAAGCTTCGCCAGTTTGTTATTATAGATCACACACCCGTGTTAGGACATGTTTGTTTACCcccatagattatataatcttatataatctgagtagtcctgtttgtttacccagattatttgagttgttaataggattcttttgtatgaggaagacaagaatgccctctatatttgtactaggttgaaactcatatatgaaaaaaaataattcaattgacattggcaaatattgcattagcaatattatcacggaagacattcatgtcaccttcttcatctccaaattgactagtactaggcgcaaaaacgattcggtggattataatggcaatggtgggtaatttctaggaaacttgaaagggtagtggggaagtgggaaaaaaataatctgaaataagcacctcctcacttgcttatggattatcataatccaaggggttagattatataatctgggcaaataaactggactgtttgtttgcctcttaggattatttaatccagattatataatctagggggtaaacaaacaggacctTAGTTTGGGACTGTTAATCTACCGGCCTCTTTAACCTTTTCTGAGCTACGGTAAAAGTCAATTTTGTCCCTCGAGATAACCGCGGCGAACGTGACGCAGCTGCGGTGCGTGACGGAGTACCTGGAGATGACGGAGGACCACCAGGCGGACAACCTCGTGGCCCGGGCGGAGGCGTACCTGGCCGAGGTGGCGCTGTGGAGCCTGGACGGGGCGCTGGAGGTGCTGTGCAGGTGCGACGGCCCCGTGGCGGAGCAGGTCGGGCTGGTGGCCCGCTGCGTCGACGCCGTCGCCGCCAGCGCGGGCAAGGAGCAGCTGGTCTCCGGCCTGGCGCACCTGGAGACGTGCGACTACGCCGCCGCACGCTGCCGGGAAGACTGGTGGGTGGAGGACTTCTCCTTACTCCGGATCGACCATTGATCTGTGTCTGGTCAAACTTTTCCAGATCAATGTATATGCATGGAGTTAAATTGTATAAAAATTGACAAAAAAAACATGACATTTGTAGGATCAAACAGAATAAGTTTAGCTGATCAAATAGAATAAGAACATATTTGATTTAGTGTCAATGAATTCCATTTCTGACGGTAGCCTAAAGCCCTTTGTAATCAGGTCAAGCGCATCCTTTGCACAAGCTGTTTGCTTTGTCATTTCTTGATCGGTTTTGTGTCTAGAGAAAAGAGAACTCGTTGGCTGACCAAATGTTTTGCTGCGGGAAaaaaaaccaaacaaaaaacaggcaCATCCATCTCTGATGGAGTCGGAGTGCAAGCGGCTGTGCAAGCTGATCGACTTGCCAGAAGCTGTCGCAGGACGCGTCGAGCCACGCGGCGCAGAACGACCGGCTGCCGATCCAGATGGTGGTGCGCGTGCTCTACTTCGAGCAGCTCCGCCTCAAGTCGTCCTTCTCGGGCGGCGGGTCCGGGTGCGTCGGCTTGGGCGGCGCCGACGGGTCCTTCTCGCAGCGGTTAGTGTGCAGCAGCAGCGGCGTGCCGAGATCGTGCGTCCATGAAGGATGACTTGAGACGAAGCTTTGTACCTTCATGCAGCCAGGTGAAGGGAAACAGAAGCAAGACGGTTGTGCGGGATGCAGACGGCGGCGCGGAAGCAAGACGGCTGCGCGGGATGCAGACGGCGGCGCGGGTACCAGATCCTAGTTCAGACGGGGCCGCGGGCACCAGATCCTTGTTCAGACGGGGCGCGGGCACCATGTGGCAGATGGCCGCGCGGAATGCAGACGGCGGCGCGGGCACCTTCTGTTGAGTTACTCCCGTCTGCTCTCGCGGTTAGGGGTAGATTAGTACACAGGTGTGTGCTCCCTTCATCAAGCGCAAGAAAACAGACGCTTACAGAGTGCGGGAGATTAACAGTCTCAAACTGGTGTGGGTGTGTGCTTCATAATACCAAACTAGCGAAGCTCAGCTGCGGAGTAATAAAGTGGTGAAGCCGCGACGAGGACGTTACAAAGTCAAATAACTTCCGTTGCGCTCGTTCGGCTCGGCTCATTTGTGTTTCTACTCTGCTCGATTCAGCGTCTGCTTACTTGCAAGCGTATGCCTGAGACGCATTTTGCTGCGGATGGTATAAAAGCTCTCCTGTGATCCCTAATCTTTATCTTTACTATACGAATCTTGGATCTATTCTTGAAAAGAGGAGATAGCCACGTAGCTTGCCAAAAACAGTACCGTGTGATAAAGCTGGAACGGTAGATCGTTAAGCTCTGAGTTTTCTCGGCCCACCGATACTCTCTCGCCTCTGTAAAATATCTACCCGTGTGATTTTTGTTTGCAGACAGTCATATACATTCGCAACGCACAACGAAGCAGCCATCAATCCTTCCGTATGAAGAGAAGCTAGCGGCTCATTGCATGTATGAATCACTTTCTGCACACTGTTTCCAAATCATGTCAACATCGACTCTTCTGCTTGGCTCTGAGAATCCCCAAATCTCATCAGCACCAGCACCCACTCCACCCTCCCAATCCTGTCAACCCAAACTTCCCTCAAATCTGAATATCAAATCACCTCTCCAATCCTCCCCAAATCCCGCTTTGCCCTGATGATCCCTAAATCTCATCACCACCAGCACCCACTCCCCTCTCCAAAAACTATCAGCCCAAACGCCCCACTCAAATATAAAGGTATGTGCAATTTTTCTTTCTTGCACGACGGGAGCAAGCTTACGCAGGATAACGATGCTCTGGGTGGAGGCTGGGGCCGAGTGAATCAAATAAAGAGGGTTAGGTGCTTGGGGATTTTTTCTTCCATACTTCTCTGTTATTATTTTGCCAAGTACGGATCGGCTGCTTGCTAAAAGCGGTCTGCTCAAGCTGCTGCAATTCCAACTTGCTCCTTCAGTTTTTTTTAAGCATTTTCCCCTGTTTCCCTCTCTTTTACAAAGTAGAACAGTAAAAAAACGTGTTGTTTCTTTTTATATTTAATTTCAAACTTAGAAGATTgttgttgacgctttttcggagcgccaaatactcaagaagaaccggcggcggtgctcttctGGTCAGGGGCGGACGGTTCGcggcctagggccggacggtccgcgacctggcgtgaggcggcggtgctctctggttaagcacggacggtccgcggcatagggccggacggtccgcgacctggtgcaggagctcgggttccctgcctgatgaccggacggtccgcgccctagggccggacggtccgcgcgtacgcaggggcggcggaagatcgccggcggcgcctggatctcgctcctgggagggaccccgtcggggaggagagatcctaggggttgtctaggctcgggtcggccgacctagactcctctaatcggcgtagagtcgaagagaggcacagaatttggggatcgagagactaaacctaaactagactataactactcctaggataaaatgcgaaatagaagttgtattgattcgattgatgattataaatcggtcgtagacctctctttttatagaggaggggggctggaccctttacacgactggattccgagctaattccgcaaatctagccaacaaacatagcacaaaactcggaaccctaaactgctctgcgcatgcgtgGACCGTCCAGCccacatgcgcggaccgtccgcccgctcaaaatgaagctcaacatatgccccctgccttttggtggagctgagcaaaccaaaaacaactaactcgatgtgattacatcggttctcttaggcatcttgccacatactaggatggtactgtttgaggaaacgcccattcaaagtcttaggcaagtccttgccttgtaatgtttgtagcaaataggcgttgccagacatcacctgttttactttataaggaccttcccagcttggtgaccatttcccgaacttccggtctttatttcttagaggcagaatggtcttccacaccagatcccctacttgaaatgattttgctttgaccttcttgttgtaggccctggctaccatgatcttgtccttttctatttctctcaaagctatcatcctcttgtcggtcacctcatcaatattatccatcattgaattataataatcagtagcagttagatcattttgtctggcgaacctcacagcattcaaacttatttccacagacaatactgcttcctgcccatagacaagctcaaaaggagatactttagtagccctatgtttagatattctatgagcccataaagcttcagacaaaatcttatgccaatgtttaggattatcagatattttcttttttatcaaattaatcaatgtcctattgctagactcggcctgtccattgacctgagcataatatggagatgaattaagcagcttaattctgtataattcagcaaattcacgtacctcctttgacataaaagaagtacattgatctgtagttaaggtttggggaatgccgaatctatgaataatatgctcagttataaactcaattacctccttgtgcgtcatgttctttagagcaacggcttcagtccatttggtgaaatagtcagtggcaactaacacaaaccgatgctcctttgatgatgaagaatgaatttctccaataaagtctaatctccatcctctgaacggccaaggcttgatgataggatgtaattcggctgcagggaccaactgtaggtcaccgaatttttgacacacttggcaacccttgtagtacttgaaacaatcagctatcatactaggccaataaaaaccagaccttcgcaacaaccacttcatctttggagctgattgatgagtaccacaaattccttcatgtacttcggccatggctaatatagcatcatctgggcccaagcacttaagcaggacgtcattgactgttcggcggtaaagttcatcactcatcaaaacatacttgaaagctattcgccgaatgttcttatctgtcctgatattgggattttgtaaataattaagtataggtgtcctccaatcacttgcatcggcttcattgtcagccgaatcgattaagagaacgtTTCTGgtgaccccggacggtccggcgtcatcacgcggacggtctgcgacctgggaatttggctctgcactggttatcagattttcagttttgtgaaattttcctctctttatccgataacctgatgcatcttgtgccaaatcgttagctctatgattctcaactctag
This genomic window contains:
- the LOC100381842 gene encoding uncharacterized protein LOC100381842, whose product is MLPCARSVLRRRGLASSVPRRCGGEGECSTCAGELVANARCSSTLAALGGGGRVLEHGGRWAYPQTGVIGAGRMTRTQTRCFFGCGDGEEGGVLSKVYEERRVIGYSPDQMFAVVASVDLYEDFVPWCQRSRIIRCHEDGSFDAELEIGFKFLVESYVSRVEMEKPRYIKTTASESGLFDHLVNVWEFKPGPVPGTCDIYFLVNFKFQSPLYRQVASMFFKEVVSRLVSSFSDRCFRIYGPAVPVLENSYGQRR